The following coding sequences lie in one Maribacter forsetii DSM 18668 genomic window:
- a CDS encoding Gfo/Idh/MocA family protein: MSSNRRNFIKKTTIAGMGLASASVWSNSILGSSINNIPASKSGAIYMGGFSAPKLDTVKCAFIGVGDRGAGHVEQISAIEGTEVVAISDLYEDLAERSAKACIENGAGTRHKDITLYTDGENDWKKMLKKEKPDAVFVCTPWSLHAPMAIEAMKSGAHVFVEVPLALTLEEMWEIVDTSEKTQKHCMMMENVNYNREELLYLNMCRKGVIGELLHGEAAYIHELRFQMNDVERGTGSWRTYEYANRDGNLYPTHGLGPVAQYMNLARGEDNFKFINSFSSPGKGRNLYAAKNFPPDHKWNQLDFKGGDINTSIVKTHLGRTIMVQWDETSPRPYTRHNLIQGTKGTLTGFPTRVALEGGVEGGPGNHHEYAEGEQLQKIFEKYEHPLYLRLGELAKKMGGHGGMDFIMRYRIIECLRNGVPLDQNVYEGCYWSSVGALSEASVAQNGAPQEFPDFTRGNWKTTKPLDIIS; this comes from the coding sequence ATGAGTTCTAATAGAAGAAATTTTATAAAAAAAACAACGATTGCAGGTATGGGTTTGGCATCTGCCTCGGTATGGTCAAATTCAATTCTTGGTAGCAGCATTAATAATATACCAGCATCAAAATCAGGAGCCATTTATATGGGTGGTTTTTCCGCACCAAAATTAGATACCGTTAAATGTGCGTTTATAGGTGTAGGTGATCGAGGAGCCGGTCACGTTGAACAAATTTCCGCTATAGAAGGAACAGAGGTCGTTGCAATCAGCGACTTATATGAAGATTTAGCAGAAAGATCCGCGAAGGCTTGTATAGAGAACGGTGCAGGAACCCGACATAAGGATATTACTTTATATACCGATGGTGAAAACGATTGGAAAAAAATGCTAAAAAAGGAAAAGCCAGATGCAGTTTTTGTTTGTACTCCATGGTCTTTACACGCACCGATGGCTATTGAAGCTATGAAAAGCGGAGCACACGTTTTTGTGGAAGTTCCCCTTGCTTTGACTTTAGAAGAAATGTGGGAAATAGTTGATACTTCTGAGAAAACCCAGAAGCATTGTATGATGATGGAAAATGTCAATTATAATAGGGAAGAATTGCTCTATTTGAATATGTGTAGAAAGGGTGTTATTGGCGAATTACTTCATGGGGAGGCTGCCTACATTCATGAATTAAGATTTCAGATGAACGATGTAGAACGTGGCACTGGCTCTTGGCGAACATATGAATATGCAAATCGCGATGGTAACCTTTATCCAACACATGGTTTAGGTCCGGTTGCTCAATACATGAACCTGGCAAGGGGAGAAGATAACTTTAAATTTATAAACTCATTTTCTTCTCCGGGAAAAGGAAGGAATTTATATGCTGCTAAAAACTTTCCGCCTGACCATAAATGGAACCAATTAGATTTTAAGGGTGGTGATATAAATACATCTATCGTTAAAACGCATTTAGGTAGAACAATTATGGTTCAATGGGACGAAACTAGCCCTAGACCGTATACTAGACATAACCTGATTCAAGGAACAAAAGGTACTTTGACTGGTTTTCCAACTCGTGTTGCTTTAGAAGGTGGCGTAGAGGGAGGTCCTGGAAATCACCATGAATATGCCGAAGGAGAGCAATTACAAAAGATATTTGAAAAGTATGAACATCCATTATACCTACGCTTGGGAGAATTAGCAAAGAAAATGGGAGGCCATGGTGGAATGGACTTTATAATGAGATACCGTATTATTGAGTGTTTAAGAAATGGAGTGCCTTTAGATCAAAACGTATATGAAGGTTGTTATTGGAGTTCTGTTGGCGCATTAAGTGAAGCTTCTGTTGCACAAAATGGTGCCCCACAAGAGTTTCCTGATTTTACAAGAGGAAATTGGAAAACAACCAAGCCATTAGACATAATTAGTTAG